The Streptomyces sp. NBC_00510 genomic interval ATTCCCGCCGGAGGGTCAGCGTGCGTACTCCTTCGCGGCGTCCGCGATGAACTGCCGACTCTGCTCCGCGCTGAGCGCCTGGGCCCGCAGGTGCTCGTACATCACGCTGTAGCCGTGTACGTCCGTCGGCTTCTCCAGGTACAGGTCGCTCGTGACGCCCTCGATGTAGACGACGCTGGAGTCGGTGGCGTCGGCGAACTCCAGGATCGCGAAGTTGCCGGACATGCCGGGGTGGGCCCCGGCGTCGTACGGCAGGACCTGGACCGTGACGTGCGCCTGGGTGCTCATCTGGGCCAGGTACTCCAACTGTTCGCGCATCACGTCCTTGGTGCCGACGATACGGCGCAGCGCGGACTCGTCCATCACCACCCAGAAGCGCAGCGGCGAGTCCGGGTCGGTGACGCGCTCCTGGCGCCGCAGCCGGATCTCGATCCGCTTCTCGATCTGCTCGGGCGTGGCCTCGGGGAGCGTCCCCTCGATGACGGCCGAGGCGTAGTTGCGGGTCTGCAGCAGCCCCGGCACCACCAGGGAGTCGTAGACGCGCAGGGACTCGGCCTCGGTCTCCAGGCCGATGTAGACGCTGTAGGGGACGTCGCCGAAGGCGTGCCACCAGCCCTGCTGCCGGGACTCGCGCGCCATGTTCATCAGGGAGTCGACGAGGCGGCTGTCCTCGACCCCGTACACGCTGCACAGGTCGCGCACGTCGCGCTGGCTGATGCTCCGGCGCCCGTTCTCCAGCCTGCTGATCTTCGACTGGGAGACCAGCAGCCGGGCGGCGACCTCCTCCGCGGTCATCCCCTTCTGCTCGCGCAGCTTGCGCAGTTCCGAGCCGAGTCGGCGTCGCCTGACGGTGGGATTGACGTTGGCGGCCACGGGATGTGCACCTCCGGATTCCGGACTGGTCCGTGTTCTCTGCAGATATGTACTGCTGGTCAGCAGAGTGCCACTATCGGTCATCCCACCGCTGGGAATTGGTCATATGCTGCGCTCGTCGAAAGAGCGGACAAACGGCAGCGCGCGGGGCGGCGGCCGGCCGGTGCCGGTCGCCGCCCCGCGCGCGGCGGTTGCGGTGGGATCGCGGTCGTCACGGTGTCCGGGCCCTGCCGCCGGACACCCCGGGTCAGCGGACGCCGGCGCGGACCATGCCGTGGCCCGTCGCCCTGGCCGCCGCCGGACGCCCCTGGGCGGGGGCGCGCTTCGGCTGCGCGGCGGCACCGTTCTGCACGTCCATCACGGCGTGCGCGACGAGGCCGCCCATGGGGTCGTACCTGATCAGGTCACGGAGCCGCGATCGGGACGACCGGCCTTCGTTGCCCGGGTACAGGTGCTTGCCGAGCCCCACGGCATGGGCGATCGCGGCGAGTGCGGCGGTCCGCGGGTCCGGTGGCACCCCGGTGCGGATCGCACTGTCCAGCCGGGCCCTGATCTCCCGGCTGACCTCGCTGTCGGTCGCCTGATAGCGCGTGGTCGGCAGCACCCCGCACATCTGCCCCGGCACGGCGTGCACCATGCCGCACCGTTCCAGATGCGTGAGATACGTCTGGCGCAGCCCCAGGCGGGGCCCGCCGATCCAGTGGACGGCGCGCACGGGGCTGCCACGACGGCGCAGCAGTTCGAGCGCGGAGTCCAGGGTCGGATCTCCTGTCGGCCGTGGGTGCACCACGGCGATACGATCCCCGTCAGGGGCTATCCGTCCTGCGAGGGCCAGCTCCACTAGCTGTGCCCCTGCAAGACCGAGGTCGAGCGACTGCGGCTGCGCCGTGGTACCCGTGGCCGGGTCCAAGGCGAGAAGCAGTAGCTCCTCCGGAAGTGTTCTGCGGCTCCTGCCCATCCATGCCTCCCCGCGTGGATGAATGACAGGGTGACGCCTCTCACACCGGCCTGTCGAGAGCGCCTAGCCCGTTCGTGCGGGAACCGACTCATATGTCGTTCTCGTCTAGCACCGAGGGCGGCGGTGGCTCGCGGGGGGCCGTCGGCGTCCCACGGCGGGTCCCACGGCGGCTTCACGGCAGGGGCCTGGAAACTGGTGTAAGGGTGAGCGGGGCGCCGCGGCGGCGCACCGCGCGAAGTGTGGAGGAGGTCCGGTGGCGGGCGAGTCCCCCGGCAGGGCGGAGCAGCAGGAGTTGTCGGGGGAGGCGACCGGAGGCGGGGCGGTGGATCCGAGGCTGTCGGTCTTCCGCGGGGTCGTGGGAGCGCCCCGGGGCGCATCTGAACCGGCCACCGGGGACCCGGAGTTCGCGCCGGAGCCGCCCGAAGCGGAGGGCGTGCCGGAGCCGGATCGGAGTGCTTCGGCTACGCCGGATGACGGAGCGGACGTGGACGGCGATCCGCAGGACGCTACGCCGGACGCGGAGGACGCCCCTCCGGCCGACGGCGCGGGGGACGACGCGGAATCCCGTACCGACGACGCAGTCGCCGAGGAGGCGGGCGCGGAGGAATCCGGTACGGACGGGGACGAGGACGGGGCAGGGGACGAGGCGGAGGCCGAAGCCGGCACCGAGGACGGCCCGCAGGACCGCACCGCGGAGGACGGCACCGAGGACGAGGCCTCCGGGGACGGCGCCGCGGAACCCTCCGCCGGCGGGACGCCCGTGGGGGAGCCCGAGGACGCGGTGGACGCCGTGGACCCCCAGGACGCCGGGGAGCCGGAGGACTCCGAGGAGTCCGCGGACTCCGGCGCCGAGGTGGAGGAACCTTCCGCCGCCGGGGAGACCGGCCGCGGCGAGGAGCCTTCCGCGGGGACGGACGAGCGGACCGGGGCGGACGACGAAGCGGAGTCCGGGGACGACGGCGTCGGCGACGCGGGCGAGGAGACCCCGGACGACTCCACGGAGGACGCTCCCGGGGAGTCCCGGGACGCCACCCCGTCGGACGACCGCGGGGACGACGGCGGTGAGGGCCCCTCACAGGGCCCCGGAGACGTCAAGGGCGGACCCGGGGCGCGCGAGGCGTCCGGGGGCGGACACGACGGCCCCAGGGCCGGGGAGGGCACGCTCACGCTGCGCGCGCCCCGCACCGAGGGCGGCGGCACGCCGGTCAGGGACCGCACCCTGACCCTGCGCGCGCCCTCCGCGTCCGCGCCCGTCAAGGCGCCCTCCCGGCCGAGCGGAACGTTTGTCCCGCTGCGGACCGACGACCGCCCGGCCGTGGTCCCGCAGGCCCCGGCGCCCGTGGAGACCGCGCGGACCACGGAGCCCGGCGGCGGTTCGCGGACGAAGCAGATGCCGCTGCCGCCCGACCCCGACGAGCCGTTGCGGCTGCTGGCGGAACTGACGAACACGCCGCCGCCGCCGCAGACGCCGCTGCGCACGACCGTGCGGCGGATCAAGATCTGGACCCCGCTGGTCCTGCTGCTGATCGTGGCCTTCTGCGTGGCGCAGGCGCTGCGCCCGCTGCCCGAGCCGGAACTGGACCTGACCGCCGAGACCTCGTACACCTTCAGGGGCGACGAACTCGCGCTCCCGTGGCCCAGCGAGGGCCAGGCCGTCGTCGAGGCCGAGGGCCTCGGCCGTATGGGCGAGTTCGGCGAGCAGGTGCCGACGCCGATCGCGAGCGTCGCCAAGGTGATGACGACCTACGTCATCCTGCGCGACCACCCGATCAAGAAGGGCGGCAAGGGCGAGACCGTCGAGGTCGACCAGAAGGCCGAGGACCAGTACCACAGCGGCATGCAGGAGTCGGAGTCCGTCGTCCCCGTCACCGCCGGGCAGAAGCTCAGCGAGTACGAGGCGCTGGAAGCCGTCATGCTGCCCTCGGCCAACAACATCGCCCGCCTGCTGGCCCGTTGGGACGCGGGGTCGGAGGAGGCGTTCGTGAAGAAGATGAACGCCGCCGCCAAGGAACTCGGGATGGACGACACGACGTACACCGACCCGAGCGGCCTGGAGGCGACCACCGTCAGCACCGCGAGCGACCAGGTCAAACTGGGGCATGCGGCGATGCAGGACGAGGTCTTCGCGGAGATCGCCACCAAGATCCAGTACACGGACATCAACGGCGCCGACCAGAAGAACTACAACCAGCTGGCCGGCTACCACGACATCGTCGGCATCAAGACCGGCACCAGCACCAAGGCCGGCGGCAACCTGCTCTTCGCCGCCTACCGCACGATCGGCGGCACCAAGCAGCTGATCGTCGGCGCGATGCTCGACCAGCAGAAGGCGCCGATCATCGACACGGTCCTCAGCCGCAGCCGCACCCTGATCGACGGCACGCGGGACGCGCTCGCCTCGGCCGCGATCATCAAGAAGGGCGACGTCGTCGGCTACGTCGACGACGGCCTCGGCGGCCGTACCCCGGTGGTGGCCGGGAAGGACGTCACCGCGATCGGCTGGACGGGCCTCAAGGTCGACATCTCGGTGGAGACCGGCAAGGGGGGTCTGCCGCACGCGGCGCAGGCAGGTGACCAGGTCGGTGAACTCGTCGTCGGCAAGGGCGACAGCACGATCCGGGTCCCGGTCGTGCTGGAGTCGGCCCTCGTCGAGCCCTCCTTCGGCTCGAAGCTGACCCGGGTCGCCTGACCCGGGTCGGCCCCGCCCGCGGTGCGCGGGCGATCGGGAGGACGGGCCGGCCGGACCACTACACGTGGTCCAGCCGGCCCGCCTTCGCCTCCTCGACCAGCGAGCGGAACTGCTCGGCGCTCATCCGCACCCGCTGCCCGAAGTCGTCGGTCAGCACGACCCGCTGGTCGGCCGGCGCCGTCTCGTCCACGTACAGCGTGGGACAGCCGCAGTCGCAGTTGCCGCAGAACACGGCCACCTGTTCCATCGGTCCACCTCCGCCCGGTCCGCGCCCGGCCGGTCACCGGGCGTCATGAGCGGCATACCCGTGGTGACGGTGTTTCAGGCCGGTGAAGCCGTCGAGGCCGGTGAAGCCGCCTGGGACGCCGAGGCGGCCTGGGCCGACAACTCGCGCTCCAGCGGGGTGCGGAAGCGGGGCGTGACGCGGACGCCGTCCAGCCACCCCCGCAGCCGCGCGGCCTCGGCCTCGATCGCGGCGACGGCCTCGCGGCCCGGGTCGGTGAAGAGCCGGTGGACGACCTCGCCGTCGGCGCGCTGCGCCCAGCCGCCGACGACCTGCCCGTTCCACCACACGGTCGGGCCGATGTTGCCCGAGCGGTCGAAGAGCGCCGCCCGCTCCCGTTCGTCCTGCGGCAGGTACCAGTCGCGCCGCTGCCAGCCCATCGGCGTCGGGTCCAGCGCGGGCAGCAGCGCCGCCCACGGTGGCGTCGGCGGGACCGGGCCGCCGTCGCCCGGCAGCACGTGGCCGGTCTCCCCGTCGAGCAGGACCTCTTCCGTGCCGAGCGCCGCCAGGGCCTTGCGGACCTCGGTCAGCGTCCAGCCCGTCCACCACTTCAGGTCGGCCTCCGTGCCCGGCCCGTACGCGGCCAGCCAGCGGCGCACCAGCTCGACGCGTGCCTGCGGGGTGGGAGGCGCCTGGGCCACCGTGCCCGGGGCCCAGCGGTACTGACTGCTCGTCCAGCCGCCCACCGGCCGTCTGCGGACGATGCGGCCCTCCGCCGCCAGCACCCGCAGGACGCGTGTCGACACCGCCTGGGTGGCCTCGTACGGCTTGCCGCGTGCCACCACGACCTGTTCGCGCAGCCGGGGCACGTCGGAGGCGAGCTGCGCGGCCGTCGCCTCGCCGCGTCCGGTCAGGGCGGCGAGCACGGACTCCTCCAGCTCGGCCAGCCACCGCTCGTCCCAGCCGCCGCCGTCGGCCAGGTGCTTGAGCAGTTTCCGCCGCTCCTGCGCGGCGATCGCCAGGGCCGCCGCGGAGAGCACCACCGGCGCCGAGGC includes:
- a CDS encoding helix-turn-helix transcriptional regulator: MAANVNPTVRRRRLGSELRKLREQKGMTAEEVAARLLVSQSKISRLENGRRSISQRDVRDLCSVYGVEDSRLVDSLMNMARESRQQGWWHAFGDVPYSVYIGLETEAESLRVYDSLVVPGLLQTRNYASAVIEGTLPEATPEQIEKRIEIRLRRQERVTDPDSPLRFWVVMDESALRRIVGTKDVMREQLEYLAQMSTQAHVTVQVLPYDAGAHPGMSGNFAILEFADATDSSVVYIEGVTSDLYLEKPTDVHGYSVMYEHLRAQALSAEQSRQFIADAAKEYAR
- a CDS encoding GPP34 family phosphoprotein, whose product is MGRSRRTLPEELLLLALDPATGTTAQPQSLDLGLAGAQLVELALAGRIAPDGDRIAVVHPRPTGDPTLDSALELLRRRGSPVRAVHWIGGPRLGLRQTYLTHLERCGMVHAVPGQMCGVLPTTRYQATDSEVSREIRARLDSAIRTGVPPDPRTAALAAIAHAVGLGKHLYPGNEGRSSRSRLRDLIRYDPMGGLVAHAVMDVQNGAAAQPKRAPAQGRPAAARATGHGMVRAGVR
- a CDS encoding D-alanyl-D-alanine carboxypeptidase; translation: MDGDPQDATPDAEDAPPADGAGDDAESRTDDAVAEEAGAEESGTDGDEDGAGDEAEAEAGTEDGPQDRTAEDGTEDEASGDGAAEPSAGGTPVGEPEDAVDAVDPQDAGEPEDSEESADSGAEVEEPSAAGETGRGEEPSAGTDERTGADDEAESGDDGVGDAGEETPDDSTEDAPGESRDATPSDDRGDDGGEGPSQGPGDVKGGPGAREASGGGHDGPRAGEGTLTLRAPRTEGGGTPVRDRTLTLRAPSASAPVKAPSRPSGTFVPLRTDDRPAVVPQAPAPVETARTTEPGGGSRTKQMPLPPDPDEPLRLLAELTNTPPPPQTPLRTTVRRIKIWTPLVLLLIVAFCVAQALRPLPEPELDLTAETSYTFRGDELALPWPSEGQAVVEAEGLGRMGEFGEQVPTPIASVAKVMTTYVILRDHPIKKGGKGETVEVDQKAEDQYHSGMQESESVVPVTAGQKLSEYEALEAVMLPSANNIARLLARWDAGSEEAFVKKMNAAAKELGMDDTTYTDPSGLEATTVSTASDQVKLGHAAMQDEVFAEIATKIQYTDINGADQKNYNQLAGYHDIVGIKTGTSTKAGGNLLFAAYRTIGGTKQLIVGAMLDQQKAPIIDTVLSRSRTLIDGTRDALASAAIIKKGDVVGYVDDGLGGRTPVVAGKDVTAIGWTGLKVDISVETGKGGLPHAAQAGDQVGELVVGKGDSTIRVPVVLESALVEPSFGSKLTRVA
- a CDS encoding winged helix DNA-binding domain-containing protein, which produces MDARRTVGADERRRRMAVRHRLTPERRAATPEEVTESLVALHGTDPATVYVSAAARMREPGAAALDRALYEDRSLTRLLAMRRTMFVVTTASAPVVLSAAALAIAAQERRKLLKHLADGGGWDERWLAELEESVLAALTGRGEATAAQLASDVPRLREQVVVARGKPYEATQAVSTRVLRVLAAEGRIVRRRPVGGWTSSQYRWAPGTVAQAPPTPQARVELVRRWLAAYGPGTEADLKWWTGWTLTEVRKALAALGTEEVLLDGETGHVLPGDGGPVPPTPPWAALLPALDPTPMGWQRRDWYLPQDERERAALFDRSGNIGPTVWWNGQVVGGWAQRADGEVVHRLFTDPGREAVAAIEAEAARLRGWLDGVRVTPRFRTPLERELSAQAASASQAASPASTASPA